Proteins from one Megalopta genalis isolate 19385.01 chromosome 1, iyMegGena1_principal, whole genome shotgun sequence genomic window:
- the LOC117221555 gene encoding proton-coupled amino acid transporter 2 isoform X4 → MEMYNSPSMKKSSIHGDELTLKEPHRNGSTYGAFQSKDPILEIEKSGDKEGGNNEHGISVNHPTSYLETMMHLFKGNVGSGIFALGDGFKHAGLLLAPPLTIFLGVICVHAQHVLLKCNAEVTRRVNDPTATSGFAGTVEMCFATGPLSLRKYSVFMRKMVNIFLCVTQLGFCCVYFVFIGTNMKQVLDVYGIQLDVHQHMAVVLIPIMLSTWIRNLKYLVPVSSLANFLVIAGYVATMYIMCHDLPPIRERDYVAQWHDLPLFFGTVIYSFEGITLVLPLKDEMKKPSNFSKPFGVLNVGMVIVGAMFVAMGFISYLKYGDTVAGSVTLNLESKEVVDGKIVVVHSSLPQCIKVAISLSILFTYALQFYVPVAIMWPGFVNQFGPFRWPVLAETIFRSSLCLLTFVLAEAIPQLGLFISLVGAVSSTALALIFPPIIEMVVCWQNASLGLFTMTKDVVIVLIGLLGFATGTYESITSIIVAFSKSN, encoded by the exons ATGGAAATGTACAACAGCCCCAGCATGAAGAAGAGTTCCATTCACGGTGACGAACTCACGCTCAAAGAGCCTCATAG AAATGGGAGCACTTATGGGGCCTTCCAGTCGAAAGATCCCATTTTGGAGATCGAGAAGTCCGGCGACAAGGAAGGCGGAAACAACGAGCACGGGATTTCCGTGAATCATCCGACCTC GTATTTAGAAACAATGATGCACCTGTTCAAAGGTAACGTCGGCTCGGGTATATTTGCGTTGGGGGATGGATTCAAGCATGCCGGATTACTGCTGGCTCCGCCGCTTACGATCTTCCTAGGGGTGATTTGTGTTCACGCGCAACACGTTCTC CTGAAATGCAACGCGGAGGTGACGCGGCGAGTGAACGATCCGACGGCCACGTCTGGATTCGCCGGTACTGTGGAAATGTGCTTCGCCACCGGCCCTCTGTCACTCCGAAAATACTCCGTGTTTATGAG AAAAAtggttaatatatttttatgtgTCACGCAACTCGGATTTTGCTGCGTTTATTTCGTTTTCATTGGCACGAATATGAAGCAG GTGTTGGACGTGTACGGGATCCAGTTGGACGTCCATCAACACATGGCTGTGGTCCTGATCCCCATAATGCTGAGCACGTGGATCAGGAATCTGAAATACCTCGTGCCGGTCTCGTCGCTGGCGAATTTTCTAGTGATCGCTGGCTACGTCGCCACCATGTACATAATGTGCCACGATCTGCCGCCGATCCGCGAGAGGGATTACGTGGCCCAGTGGCACGATCTCCCCCTGTTCTTCGGCACTGTGATATATTCTTTCGAGGGTATCACGCTG GTGTTGCCCCTGAAGGATGAGATGAAGAAACCGAGTAATTTCAGTAAGCCGTTTGGAGTCTTAAATGTCGGTATGGTCATTGTGGGCGCCATGTTCGTCGCGATGGGTTTcatatcgtatttaaaatatGGCGACACGGTTGCTGGATCGGTCACGTTAAATCTCGAGTCGAAAGAAGT GGTGGATGGAAAAATCGTCGTCGTGCATTCAAG TTTACCACAGTGCATTAAAGTTGCCATCTCGTTAAGTATATTGTTCACGTATGCACTGCAATTTTACGTTCCTGTCGCGATCATGTGGCCAGGATTCGTGAACCAATTCGGCCCGTTCAGGTGGCCAGTTCTAGCGGAGACTATTTTCCGGTCTTCGTTATGTTTGCTCACGT TTGTGCTAGCAGAAGCGATACCTCAACTGGGCCTGTTCATATCGTTGGTGGGCGCAGTGAGCAGCACCGCGTTAGCTCTGATCTTTCCGCCGATCATCGAGATGGTGGTCTGCTGGCAGAACGCGTCGCTCGGTTTGTTCACGATGACGAAGGACGTCGTGATAGTACTGATAGGACTGCTTGGTTTCGCCACAGGCACATACGAGAGCATCACCTCTATCATCGTGGCGTTCAGCAAGAGTAATTAA
- the LOC117221555 gene encoding proton-coupled amino acid transporter 2 isoform X3: MFAIRVVQCSATINFGRCRMEMYNSPSMKKSSIHGDELTLKEPHRNGSTYGAFQSKDPILEIEKSGDKEGGNNEHGISVNHPTSYLETMMHLFKGNVGSGIFALGDGFKHAGLLLAPPLTIFLGVICVHAQHVLLKCNAEVTRRVNDPTATSGFAGTVEMCFATGPLSLRKYSVFMRKMVNIFLCVTQLGFCCVYFVFIGTNMKQVLDVYGIQLDVHQHMAVVLIPIMLSTWIRNLKYLVPVSSLANFLVIAGYVATMYIMCHDLPPIRERDYVAQWHDLPLFFGTVIYSFEGITLVLPLKDEMKKPSNFSKPFGVLNVGMVIVGAMFVAMGFISYLKYGDTVAGSVTLNLESKEVVDGKIVVVHSSLPQCIKVAISLSILFTYALQFYVPVAIMWPGFVNQFGPFRWPVLAETIFRSSLCLLTFVLAEAIPQLGLFISLVGAVSSTALALIFPPIIEMVVCWQNASLGLFTMTKDVVIVLIGLLGFATGTYESITSIIVAFSKSN, from the exons ATGGAAATGTACAACAGCCCCAGCATGAAGAAGAGTTCCATTCACGGTGACGAACTCACGCTCAAAGAGCCTCATAG AAATGGGAGCACTTATGGGGCCTTCCAGTCGAAAGATCCCATTTTGGAGATCGAGAAGTCCGGCGACAAGGAAGGCGGAAACAACGAGCACGGGATTTCCGTGAATCATCCGACCTC GTATTTAGAAACAATGATGCACCTGTTCAAAGGTAACGTCGGCTCGGGTATATTTGCGTTGGGGGATGGATTCAAGCATGCCGGATTACTGCTGGCTCCGCCGCTTACGATCTTCCTAGGGGTGATTTGTGTTCACGCGCAACACGTTCTC CTGAAATGCAACGCGGAGGTGACGCGGCGAGTGAACGATCCGACGGCCACGTCTGGATTCGCCGGTACTGTGGAAATGTGCTTCGCCACCGGCCCTCTGTCACTCCGAAAATACTCCGTGTTTATGAG AAAAAtggttaatatatttttatgtgTCACGCAACTCGGATTTTGCTGCGTTTATTTCGTTTTCATTGGCACGAATATGAAGCAG GTGTTGGACGTGTACGGGATCCAGTTGGACGTCCATCAACACATGGCTGTGGTCCTGATCCCCATAATGCTGAGCACGTGGATCAGGAATCTGAAATACCTCGTGCCGGTCTCGTCGCTGGCGAATTTTCTAGTGATCGCTGGCTACGTCGCCACCATGTACATAATGTGCCACGATCTGCCGCCGATCCGCGAGAGGGATTACGTGGCCCAGTGGCACGATCTCCCCCTGTTCTTCGGCACTGTGATATATTCTTTCGAGGGTATCACGCTG GTGTTGCCCCTGAAGGATGAGATGAAGAAACCGAGTAATTTCAGTAAGCCGTTTGGAGTCTTAAATGTCGGTATGGTCATTGTGGGCGCCATGTTCGTCGCGATGGGTTTcatatcgtatttaaaatatGGCGACACGGTTGCTGGATCGGTCACGTTAAATCTCGAGTCGAAAGAAGT GGTGGATGGAAAAATCGTCGTCGTGCATTCAAG TTTACCACAGTGCATTAAAGTTGCCATCTCGTTAAGTATATTGTTCACGTATGCACTGCAATTTTACGTTCCTGTCGCGATCATGTGGCCAGGATTCGTGAACCAATTCGGCCCGTTCAGGTGGCCAGTTCTAGCGGAGACTATTTTCCGGTCTTCGTTATGTTTGCTCACGT TTGTGCTAGCAGAAGCGATACCTCAACTGGGCCTGTTCATATCGTTGGTGGGCGCAGTGAGCAGCACCGCGTTAGCTCTGATCTTTCCGCCGATCATCGAGATGGTGGTCTGCTGGCAGAACGCGTCGCTCGGTTTGTTCACGATGACGAAGGACGTCGTGATAGTACTGATAGGACTGCTTGGTTTCGCCACAGGCACATACGAGAGCATCACCTCTATCATCGTGGCGTTCAGCAAGAGTAATTAA